CGAGACTTTTTACAAATATTAAGACGAATTTTGATCGTTAtttatttctatgatagtgaATAACACGGTATATCCTAATATAAACAAtaagttgaatattttttaccaaaatgttcgcGGTCTCCGAACTAAGTGTTTAGATATATACAATAACATACTACATAATGATTatgatttaatatttttaactgaGACATGGTTACAGAGCGACATTTTGGATTCTGAACTTTGTGATTTCCGATACGATGTATTTCGATGTGACAGAAATCTTCAGTCAACTAATAAGTGTACGGGCGGCGGAGTCATGGTATGTGCCCGCCGCAACCTTTGTGCTGCAGTGTACAGTGAGTGGTCCTGCGCAGGTATTGAATCGTTGTGTATAAGTATACCGAGCCGCGCTCTCGGCGCCCCGACCGATTTAATTGCTGTATTAGCGTATTTACCGCCCGTAGAGGAAAATTTGCCATCAAACTTAGATGACATAAAAAATAGTATAATGCGTACAATCGAAACATTTCCGTCGTGTACCTATCTTGTAATAGGAGACTTTAATATACCTTGTATATCCTGGAGTAATGGTGTAGGTTTTTCTTTGCTAAGTCAGGGCAGAACGGACTATCAAAGTGCGGCGTTATCTTTTATTGAGGACATGCAGTATTTAGGGTTAACTCAGTACAATTATATTAAAAACTCATGTGGCAATACTTTAGACCTGTGTTTTGGTAATATGCCTATGCTCGTGTCTCAATGTCAACCAATTTCTAAGTTAGACGTGTTGTTTTGTTAAATTTATATACGACTCATACCCTATTTGGTACAGTTCCTCGCTCATAAAgataattaaagaaaaaactaaAGTTCATCGAAGGTGGAAAAAGTTTTTAAACCCCCGTGATTACGACGAATTTTCTATGTTAAGAGCTAGACAAAAACTGGTTCAGAATGAGTGTTTTCAGCGTTTTAGTAACAATACCGAATCTTACATCAAGCGATCTCCTAAATTCTTCTGGAAATACGTGAAGTCTAAACGCGGAGGTTCAAATTATCctaatagttttaatttaggtaGCAATCACTACAACAATGGCGTAGATATTTGTAATGCGTTTAACACATTTTTTGAGAGCGTATTTGACACAACAAGCTCCTCTTGTAACCCTAACAATAGTCATCTAAGTAATAATCGGTGTGATGATCTGTCCAGTATCGATGTAACCTGCGAAATCGTACTAAGTTTGTTAAAGCGTCTAGATAAAACTAAGGGACCTGGCTGTGACGGTATTCCACCTATCTTTTTATCCTCGTGTGCTGAAAGTCTTGCATATCCCTTAACCCTTCTTTTTCAACAATCACTAAAAAGCTGCATTTTCCCCTCCATATGGAAAAAGGCCCATATTATTCCTATACACAAAAAAGGTTCTAAGTCCAATATCGAGAATTATCGACCTATCTCTATCCTCAATACCATAGGTAAACTTTTTGAATCCATAATATATAAACAAATTTACCCCATTGTGTCTCTTGGAATCTCGGATAAACAGCACGGTTTTTTAAAAGGACGCTCTACAGTCTCAAACTTGGCTTGTTTTACTAATCATGTTTTAACAGAAATGGAAGGTGGCGGTCAAGTTGACGTGATATATACCGACTTTGAGAAAGCGTTTGATCGTGTCAACCATGCCATACTTCTCATGAAGCTTGAAGCACTAGGAATTCATGGAGACCTGCTCAGATGGGTCGAATCATATCTTATTAACCGTTCCCAGGCTGTAGTTCTCGGTGGCTTCAGGTCAGACTACATCGATATACCCTCCGGGGTGCCCCAAGGCTCCCATTTGGGTCCCCTTTTTTATAATGCTTATATATATGATATTGATACGTGTTTTCTCACCGCGCGCCATTTGCTATACGCTGATGATAAAAAAGTTTTCATGCGTATAAAATCTATAGCAGATTGCGAACTGCTGCAGAATGATCTTAATAATCTAGTCGAGTATTACTGTCGTAATAAGATAACAATTAGTGTTACCAAGTGTCAGAGCATAAGTTTTACTCGCAGCCTTAAGCCAATCATTTATCCATACCACTTTAATGGCGTAACGGTGAACAGAGTAGATGTAGTACGTGACCTGGGAGTAATCCTAGATTCCAAAATGACTATGAGAGATCATGTGGACTCCATTGTAAACAGGTCATATCGAAGCTTGGGATTTGTTATGAGAACCTGTAAACCTTTTCACAGCCTGTCATGTCTAAAAGTTGTATATTACGCATATGTGAGATCCATCCTTGAATATGCATCACCAATTTGGTCAGTTTGCTATGCTGTTCATAAAGAACGCATCGAAAGAATCCAAAAAAGATTTATAGctcatttaaattataaatttaagaaGACATCTGTTGGGTATAAAGGTAACTGCCGGGAATATGACCTTATTTCTCTTGAGGATAGGCGCAAAATGTCTGATATGAGCCTGCTTTTTGATATCATTAGAAATCGTTTAGACTGTCCTGAACTGTTATCTAGCCTTTCATTTCGAGTCCCAAGGCGGCGAACCCGACACACAACTCTCTTTCATGTTCCCTTTCACACTACTAACTATGGTTCTAACTCCGTTCTATCTAGGATCCCTCACTTGTATAACACCGAATTTTCCTCTTCTGATCCTTTTATAGGGTCTAAACATAGatataaaaaagatatttatgcaattttgctcagtgaaaacgaaaattttaatgaaactgaaacttaaatgaataataaaatcaaaaaataaaataaaatcatcgtAACTTTTACTGGGTACTAGGGGAATGCTATGCTGTTTATCGGCCATGGTCTGGTGGGTACTATTGTAAATTCTTGACGTAAGTTTTGTTGGTGTCTGACTTATGAGTATTTATGGGTATTTATACTAGTATTCTAATGAATTAAGTAGGTGGATAGCTATTGAAGCCTTAAGTTACGTAATTATAAGAATACTTAATCAACAACCTGTATGTACTTTAGCCGTTGGAGCATTTGTGTGTATTGCACATTTTGAttgtttatataacatttagttaatttaattcttacaaaatgtaatttaatggaTGACTGTTATTGGCCTTCTTATACGTAAGCAGTAGTATGTCTTAgttatatttacggctgttgttatcctgaataccaataaaataaaaaaataaaataaagccgTCCGGGCCGTCCGACAAGCGCTTCTCTCACGACTCCGGTCTGTCCGATACTAGCTATAAGCGGGATAACCGTCAAAGGTATGATAAGATTGATAAGCTCTATTTGATTGGGTACTCTCTCCTCTCATAGTTAAGCTTTCAAAAGGAAAAAGAAGGAAGGTTAGAATCTTTACATTTTGATATTGAAGGTATATGGAAAGCTACATTAAACgcaataggtacttatttcagAGTTGAAATAGCAATTTGAACATTCATATTATTTATCTTCTACTTATACttatacaatattatatttaggATGGGTATAGACTGGTGCTGTTACAAATTCGTCAAAAGCGGGCATTAATTAAGATGCCCCTATTTGTGCCTATTAACAAGTATTTTGtatctgaaataaaataaaaatatctcatGTGCCTTATTTATTCGCTCAGCAGACGTCATAGAACCGACCCCATCAAAAATGTTGACGAACCGCGCCGCGGCACCAAGAGCGTCGCCGAGAGTCGACGAGGCAAGAGCCACGCCACTCGGCGAGGCGAGAGCGAGACGCGACGAGGCAAGAGCCGTGAGACTCGGCGGAGCAAGACCCGCGAGGCGCAACGAAGTGACAGCAGCGGCACGCGGCGAGGCAAGAGTCGTGAAGCGCGGCGGAGTGACAGCGGTGAAGCGCGACGAGGCAAAAGTCGCGAGGCGGGGCGGGTTGACAGTGGCGAGAGCCGGCGAGGCAAGAGCGGAGCCCGACGAGGCAAAACTCGTGAGGCGCGGCGAGGCAAGAGCGGCAGCGTGCGCCGCTCGTCAGGGTCGCGGAGCAGCTTCCGTGACACGCTGGAGCGTGCGCTGCGGGATCAGCAGGCGagatattttttagattttcaATAATACTGTAGGAGATATTATATACAACAGAATCTTATTATAGTGTCTTACCGACGTTAGGGGTATCCCtaagttcgttttcacattatctgatccgatatcggatgtcggaaggatatgaaaggcaaaaatcaaatatggcggcttaaatgtatgggatatcggtcctaaatccgatatcggatcggataatgtgaagacGTACTAAAAGCCAAGGTTCTACCTGTAGTAGGTAGTTCAATTGaaatcatatttaaattacCGGTAGGTAATTGTTGTACTTTCCATTATCAAATATTACCTACATTTTGAATTTACATAAAGTTTAAGTGTATCGTTCTTATGTAATAGATCTGTTGATTTTCTCACAGGCTCAAATCGCGCGGGTCGCTCAAATGTGCGAGCTACAGGCCCGCTCAGGCGCGCCAGCCAGCGAGCGCCGCAGCGAGCGACATAGCGAGCTCAGCGAGCGTCGCAGGCGGCCGAGCGAGCGGCGCGGCGACAAGCgcaacgagcgaagcgagcgggAAGAGAGCGGCCGGACGTCGAGCGAGACTACTGAGTTCTCGTCTTCTAGTAGCAGCGTCGATGCGGTCAAACGACGGGTAAATTCCTTACATAACTTACATTGTATTTGTATAAAACTATCTTTTACCCGCAgcttcgttaaattcgaaaattgcggaatgatccACACATATTTTCACCCCCCATTTTAcggaagtgggggggggggggggggggttagaaagagacaaagtatTTTATACTAACTAATAGGTATTAGTAGCTATAAACACTTTAGTTCAAAATATTGTCCTAACATAGTTGCATGCTTTATCTCTACTAACAATAGTATTTACATAAGACTCAACATGTAAACAGTTACCTATCAATCAGTAAGGATTAAAGTTAGAACTGAGCGCAGCGCCAACAAACTGGTTATTCCCGTTTGGCGCATTAATTGTACAGCATAagtgtaattgtttattatgaataaataaataataataataataatatcactatccatctcttcaactatcttcccttaaaaaattacgtcaattcgtcgctccgttttgccgtgaaagcaGGACAAAcatagacttatattgatcgagatatagaccgtgattacctttttgatttttgtcgagctcccgatatttcgacgcagttgcatgcatcatgatcacggaaaagtgacgaaggcgggtggatgtcaaagttgcatagacaTTAGATTAGAcagcgcgcgaaggagggttccttcgcgcgcgtcggctacgttcactttcagcgttaccactgctCTATATCCCGATCAATATGTGTAGgtaaaatgaaaataaccgtgaaccATTCAATACTCTTGTTTTTTATCGATCCTAATACGAAAATATTTCGCAGACCTCTGAGTGCAGAACCTACAAGATTATAATGTCGAAGCTGGATGAGCTGAACCGCCTGTTCGTGGCTCGCCGCGCCGCCGGCGCCCCGGGGGCCCCGGCGCCCGGCGCGCTGGCGCCCAAGCCGCCTGGCGCCCTGGTGCCCAAGCTGCCCGCGGCGCGCGCTCACGACGACTCGTCGGTGACCGTGTCTGACAAGGTTGTGGGCACTGAGTCTCCGAAGCATACGGTATCCAAGTTTTTCTAACAGTAACCAGTTGCTTGGTCAGTAAATGTTCCAGGAACATTGTCATTAAAATATTCTCCTTATAACTGATTACGGTGATAAATATCACACGTAAAACTCCTCCGCCTCAATACATATTTTAGAtaatgaccggtctggcctagcgcgtagtgaccctgctaagccgcggtcccgggttcgaatctcggtaagggcgtttatttgtgtaatgaacacagatatttgttcctgagtcgtggatgttttctatacaccgtgtttttttttgtttcccgttaaattcgactcgcagttaggttcatcatcaggaaccaccctgtatatcgctttttgttaaattctaaaaaaaaaatgtttttctttccattcataataaatggattaattagtgtgagtgggccttaatcataacactaaagtcattgtcaagtgtttgacggcacatgtcaaaacaaataacattagaaagtggtaagggatgccacacacgtatccaataatatttttttttttaataattcgataaccgtaagagttaagaggctagtttctta
This Leguminivora glycinivorella isolate SPB_JAAS2020 chromosome 24, LegGlyc_1.1, whole genome shotgun sequence DNA region includes the following protein-coding sequences:
- the LOC125238952 gene encoding serine/arginine repetitive matrix protein 2-like, with amino-acid sequence MTMRDHVDSIPSGPSDKRFSHDSGLSDTSYKRDNRQSRRHRTDPIKNVDEPRRGTKSVAESRRGKSHATRRGESETRRGKSRETRRSKTREAQRSDSSGTRRGKSREARRSDSGEARRGKSREAGRVDSGESRRGKSGARRGKTREARRGKSGSVRRSSGSRSSFRDTLERALRDQQAQIARVAQMCELQARSGAPASERRSERHSELSERRRRPSERRGDKRNERSEREESGRTSSETTEFSSSSSSVDAVKRRTSECRTYKIIMSKLDELNRLFVARRAAGAPGAPAPGALAPKPPGALVPKLPAARAHDDSSVTVSDKVVGTESPKHTARKAEFEHNRTIIVAAAAVDIPPAQRLNCNVVTESVVRDERESGPASEKGMPGHFHLDDPVRLYQQAKRLEARVTRNSSSDSPDSGRSSRGSSHSGKGSSHSGKGSRSPSLCALCRCYWLVARRYVAQLNPVRE